The Vibrio agarivorans genome window below encodes:
- the trhA gene encoding PAQR family membrane homeostasis protein TrhA produces the protein MDNKQAYGAKEEFLNALTHGIGIVFGIVGLAMLLVKANSQHADTMTLVSMSVYGGSIILLFLASTLYHAIPHERAKRALKTFDHCAIYLLIAGSYTPFMLVSLRTPLAMGLMAVIWLIALAGIVLKVAFIYRFKRLSLMTYLAMGWLSLVVIYQLAQELDVQGLTLLAAGGVIYSLGVVFYVAKRIPYNHAIWHGFVLAGCACHFLAVYWYVDPI, from the coding sequence ATGGATAACAAGCAAGCATACGGGGCGAAAGAAGAGTTTCTCAATGCGTTGACCCACGGCATTGGCATCGTATTTGGTATCGTGGGTCTTGCCATGCTATTAGTGAAAGCAAACAGCCAGCATGCCGACACTATGACACTGGTGAGTATGAGTGTTTATGGTGGCAGTATTATTTTGTTATTTCTTGCCTCTACCCTCTATCACGCCATTCCCCATGAGCGAGCAAAACGCGCGTTAAAAACCTTTGATCACTGTGCCATTTATTTGCTGATTGCGGGCAGCTATACCCCGTTTATGTTAGTGAGTTTACGAACCCCGCTTGCGATGGGGTTAATGGCGGTTATTTGGTTAATTGCCCTGGCCGGTATTGTACTCAAGGTAGCGTTTATCTACCGTTTCAAGCGTTTGTCTTTGATGACGTATCTCGCGATGGGGTGGTTGTCCTTGGTCGTGATCTACCAGTTGGCGCAAGAGTTAGATGTTCAAGGGCTTACTTTGTTGGCTGCAGGTGGCGTGATTTACTCGTTAGGGGTGGTTTTTTATGTCGCTAAGCGCATCCCATACAACCATGCTATCTGGCATGGCTTTGTCTTGGCCGGGTGCGCTTGTCATTTTCTGGCAGTCTATTGGTATGTTGACCCAATCTAA
- the ilvE gene encoding branched-chain-amino-acid transaminase, producing MATKTADYIWFNGEMVPWAEANVHVLTHAMHYGTSVFEGVRCYNTPKGPIVFRHREHAQRLKDSGKIYRFPIPYTVDEIMEATRETLRQNNLDSAYIRPLGFVGNVGLGVCPPVDTEMDLIIAAFPWGSYLGEEALENGVDAMISSWNRAAPNTIPTAAKAGGNYLSSLLVGGEARRHGYDEGIALSVDGYLSEGAGENIFVIKDGVITTPPATSAILPGITRDSIMTIARDKGYEVREANIAREALYLADEVFMTGTAAEIVPVATVDKIEVGTGKRGPITKEMQDAYFGLFNGTTEDKWGWLDYVYPEA from the coding sequence ATGGCAACAAAAACAGCTGATTACATTTGGTTCAATGGTGAAATGGTTCCATGGGCTGAGGCCAACGTACACGTTTTAACTCACGCGATGCACTACGGTACGTCAGTGTTTGAGGGCGTACGCTGCTACAACACGCCGAAAGGACCGATTGTCTTCCGTCACCGTGAGCATGCTCAGCGCCTTAAAGACTCTGGCAAGATCTATCGCTTCCCTATTCCATACACCGTAGATGAAATCATGGAAGCGACGCGCGAAACGCTGCGTCAAAACAATCTAGATAGCGCTTACATTCGTCCTCTGGGCTTTGTTGGTAATGTCGGTTTAGGTGTTTGCCCTCCTGTTGATACCGAAATGGATCTGATTATTGCTGCTTTCCCATGGGGCTCATACCTCGGAGAAGAAGCACTAGAGAACGGTGTAGATGCAATGATCTCGAGTTGGAATCGAGCGGCACCGAACACGATCCCAACAGCGGCAAAAGCGGGTGGTAACTACCTATCTTCACTACTCGTTGGTGGCGAAGCTCGCCGCCACGGTTACGATGAAGGTATTGCATTGAGTGTCGATGGTTACCTCTCTGAAGGTGCGGGTGAAAATATCTTCGTTATTAAAGATGGCGTGATCACTACCCCACCAGCAACCAGCGCAATTCTACCGGGTATCACCCGTGACTCGATCATGACCATTGCTCGTGACAAAGGTTATGAAGTTCGTGAAGCGAACATTGCCCGTGAAGCACTTTACCTTGCTGATGAAGTGTTTATGACAGGCACTGCCGCTGAGATTGTCCCTGTTGCCACTGTCGATAAGATTGAAGTAGGCACAGGCAAACGCGGCCCAATCACCAAAGAGATGCAAGACGCCTACTTTGGCCTATTCAACGGCACCACTGAAGATAAGTGGGGCTGGTTAGATTACGTTTACCCAGAAGCATAA
- a CDS encoding YihD family protein, protein MQCHRIEELLELLQPEWIKDQELNLLEFIVKLAQEAGYEGKLEDLTDDVLIYHLKMRNSDKEEMIPGLKKDQEDDFKTAILRARGLID, encoded by the coding sequence ATGCAATGTCATCGTATTGAGGAGCTACTAGAGCTTCTACAACCTGAGTGGATTAAAGACCAAGAGCTCAACCTATTAGAATTCATCGTTAAACTGGCACAAGAAGCGGGCTACGAGGGTAAGTTGGAAGACTTAACCGACGATGTGTTGATCTACCACCTTAAAATGCGCAACAGCGACAAAGAAGAGATGATCCCAGGTCTTAAAAAAGACCAAGAAGATGATTTCAAAACGGCCATTCTACGCGCACGCGGCCTGATTGACTAA
- the ilvM gene encoding acetolactate synthase 2 small subunit: MERYLLDIKADDKPVLLERVLRVVRHRGFVVKQVAGTQNHESKIASVEIIVDSDRPISFLTNQIEKLWDVISVDVIKINNNELPNNNLQQRVNA, translated from the coding sequence ATGGAAAGATATTTATTAGACATCAAAGCAGACGATAAACCGGTACTGCTTGAACGTGTTCTTCGCGTGGTTCGCCACCGTGGCTTCGTCGTTAAACAGGTCGCAGGCACTCAGAATCACGAGAGTAAAATTGCAAGTGTAGAGATTATTGTCGATAGCGATCGCCCAATCTCATTCTTAACTAATCAAATTGAAAAATTGTGGGATGTCATCAGCGTAGATGTTATCAAAATCAATAACAACGAACTGCCAAACAACAACCTACAACAACGAGTAAACGCATAA
- a CDS encoding DUF3157 family protein encodes MKYALSAALLAYSASFGAFAAQTVTLEDGRQVMLKDDFTWHYVEPEVSEVEEVQVVEATTPAVAAAPVVTLPSTSAFTVGDSKPTLQVSNAGIDLVLGPASYQKGAVTFPTAVTNQSTQSVILVTVEITLYDTAGNQVGKQSADAWLAIKRLADTYLRPKQATQGRELTIAAPELEQYQIHAEITEVKTRSW; translated from the coding sequence ATGAAATATGCGCTCTCTGCAGCACTGTTGGCATATAGCGCCAGCTTTGGAGCCTTTGCGGCTCAAACTGTGACACTTGAGGATGGTCGCCAGGTCATGCTCAAAGATGATTTTACTTGGCACTATGTCGAGCCAGAGGTTAGCGAGGTAGAAGAGGTTCAAGTAGTCGAAGCTACAACGCCGGCTGTTGCTGCCGCACCGGTTGTTACCTTACCATCAACCAGTGCATTCACCGTTGGAGACTCAAAGCCAACATTACAGGTATCAAATGCAGGTATTGACCTAGTACTCGGCCCTGCAAGCTACCAAAAAGGAGCAGTGACATTTCCAACCGCCGTGACCAACCAAAGTACTCAGTCGGTCATATTAGTCACTGTAGAGATCACGCTATACGACACTGCTGGAAATCAAGTAGGCAAACAATCGGCCGATGCATGGTTGGCTATAAAGCGCCTTGCTGATACCTACCTTAGACCAAAACAGGCGACTCAAGGGCGCGAGCTCACAATCGCTGCGCCTGAGTTAGAGCAGTACCAAATTCACGCAGAGATCACCGAAGTAAAAACCCGCAGTTGGTAG
- the ccoG gene encoding cytochrome c oxidase accessory protein CcoG, whose product MSQEKIDVKNVTPKTFNPKTHKGADDRFNPSNRIYVRESKGTYQKLRRYGGWFLLVLFAAIPWIPFGERQAVLLDIGQQQFNFFGTTLYPQDLTLLALLFMIAAFGLFFITTFLGRVWCGYLCPQTVWTFMYIWFEEKLEGSANKRRKQDSGKLTVNLAMRKGLKHFSWLVIALLTGFTFVGYFVPIRELIFGFFTLDVAFWPAFWVIFFMLCTYGNAGWMRSIMCLHMCPYARFQSAMFDKDTFIVGYNTQRGETRGPRSRKADHKQMGLGDCIDCNLCVQVCPTGIDIRDGLQYECINCGACIDACDHTMDRMGYQKGLISYTTEHRLAGDETKIMRPKLLGYGAILLVMIGLFFTQVASVDPAGLSVLRDRNQLFRVNNSGEIENTYTLKIINKTQQVQTYQLDVEGLADVSWYGRQTIQVAPGEVLSQPMSLGVNPDTLSSPVSTIQFILSDSGNFTVQVESRFIKKL is encoded by the coding sequence ATGAGTCAGGAAAAAATAGACGTCAAAAACGTGACGCCTAAAACCTTCAACCCAAAAACCCATAAGGGAGCGGATGACCGATTCAATCCTAGCAATCGCATATACGTTCGAGAAAGCAAAGGCACCTATCAAAAACTAAGACGCTACGGTGGATGGTTCTTACTAGTTCTTTTTGCAGCCATCCCTTGGATTCCTTTTGGGGAAAGGCAGGCTGTATTGCTGGATATTGGACAGCAACAGTTCAACTTCTTTGGCACTACGCTTTATCCTCAAGATTTAACCCTGCTTGCACTCTTATTCATGATTGCCGCATTTGGCTTATTCTTCATTACCACTTTTCTTGGTCGAGTCTGGTGTGGGTATTTATGCCCACAGACTGTGTGGACCTTCATGTACATTTGGTTTGAAGAAAAACTGGAAGGCAGTGCCAACAAAAGGCGTAAGCAAGACTCAGGAAAGTTAACCGTAAACCTAGCCATGCGTAAAGGGCTCAAGCATTTTTCTTGGTTAGTCATTGCCCTGCTCACTGGCTTTACCTTTGTTGGTTACTTCGTGCCAATTCGAGAGTTAATATTCGGATTTTTTACCCTAGATGTCGCTTTCTGGCCGGCTTTTTGGGTTATCTTTTTCATGCTTTGCACCTACGGGAATGCGGGGTGGATGCGCTCAATCATGTGTCTACACATGTGCCCCTACGCGCGATTTCAATCAGCCATGTTCGACAAAGACACGTTCATTGTTGGCTACAACACCCAGCGTGGTGAAACGCGTGGCCCGCGTTCTCGCAAGGCCGATCACAAGCAGATGGGTTTAGGTGACTGTATTGATTGCAACCTTTGTGTCCAAGTGTGCCCAACGGGCATCGATATTCGTGACGGGTTACAGTATGAGTGCATCAACTGTGGGGCTTGTATTGATGCGTGTGACCATACAATGGACCGAATGGGTTATCAAAAAGGCCTGATTAGCTATACCACGGAACACCGCCTCGCCGGTGATGAAACGAAAATCATGCGGCCAAAATTGCTCGGTTATGGCGCAATTTTGCTGGTGATGATCGGCTTGTTCTTTACTCAAGTCGCGAGTGTAGACCCAGCAGGTTTAAGCGTACTTCGCGATCGTAACCAACTCTTTCGGGTCAACAACTCCGGTGAAATTGAAAACACTTACACCCTAAAAATCATCAACAAGACGCAACAAGTACAAACCTACCAACTTGATGTTGAAGGGCTTGCTGATGTCAGTTGGTATGGGCGTCAAACCATACAAGTCGCACCAGGCGAGGTACTAAGCCAACCAATGAGCCTCGGCGTCAACCCTGACACATTATCCTCACCCGTATCCACAATTCAGTTTATACTCAGCGATAGTGGAAACTTTACCGTTCAAGTAGAAAGTCGCTTCATTAAGAAGCTCTAA
- a CDS encoding thiol:disulfide interchange protein DsbA/DsbL, which produces MKKLMALFATILVSISAHAANFNEGTHYTVLDLEPAKKPVVTEFFSFYCPHCHSFEPIIAQLKAQLPEGVKLNKNHVSFMGGAMGPSMSKAYATMLALKVEDKMAPIIFNRIHNLNQAPRNDEELRQIFLDEGIDAKKYDSTFNGFAVDSMVRRFDKQFQDSGLRGVPAVIVNNRYLVEASSISSVDEYFELVNYLLEQ; this is translated from the coding sequence ATGAAAAAACTAATGGCACTGTTTGCCACAATTCTAGTCAGCATCTCGGCACATGCCGCTAATTTTAACGAAGGGACACACTACACTGTATTAGATCTTGAACCGGCGAAGAAACCGGTTGTGACCGAGTTCTTCTCGTTCTATTGCCCACACTGCCACTCTTTCGAGCCAATCATCGCTCAACTAAAAGCTCAACTTCCTGAGGGTGTAAAGCTGAACAAAAACCACGTGTCATTTATGGGCGGTGCAATGGGGCCATCGATGAGCAAAGCCTATGCAACCATGCTCGCGCTAAAAGTTGAAGACAAAATGGCACCGATTATTTTCAACCGCATCCACAACTTAAACCAAGCGCCACGTAACGATGAAGAGCTACGCCAAATCTTCCTTGATGAAGGTATCGATGCGAAAAAATATGACTCTACGTTTAATGGCTTCGCAGTAGACTCAATGGTTCGTCGCTTTGATAAGCAGTTCCAAGACAGCGGTTTGCGTGGTGTTCCTGCCGTTATCGTCAACAACCGTTACCTTGTTGAAGCTAGCTCAATATCTTCTGTCGATGAGTACTTTGAACTGGTTAATTACCTGCTAGAGCAATAA
- a CDS encoding acyltransferase, which translates to MLAQLLMVLNAALVILNSAVCSVLICLIAIIKLLLPTPKLKAKGTAAANKVMWLWATVNAAILEISNDVEWDVEEIEGLHKDGWYLMISNHLSWTDIVVLCCVFKDRIPMPKFFLKQQLLYVPFIGMACWALDMPFMRRYSREYLLRNPEKRGQDLATTRQSCAKFQHTPTTVVNYVEGTRFTPQKQAKSQAGYEYLLQPKSGGIAYTLAAMGEQFDSIIDVTLAYPNNPDQPFKEMLMGKMSKIVVRVDVLPVDESVTGDYFNDKPFKRDFQRWLVQRWEKKDQQLKDIHRE; encoded by the coding sequence ATGCTTGCCCAATTACTTATGGTACTCAACGCAGCGTTAGTCATTCTTAATTCAGCGGTTTGCTCTGTGCTGATTTGCTTGATAGCCATCATTAAGCTTTTGCTACCTACGCCAAAGTTGAAAGCGAAAGGGACGGCAGCGGCCAACAAAGTGATGTGGCTTTGGGCTACGGTGAATGCTGCCATTCTGGAAATTTCTAATGATGTTGAATGGGATGTCGAAGAGATCGAAGGGCTGCATAAAGACGGCTGGTATCTGATGATCAGTAATCACTTAAGCTGGACTGATATTGTCGTGTTGTGTTGTGTGTTTAAAGATCGTATTCCTATGCCGAAGTTTTTCTTAAAGCAACAATTGCTGTATGTGCCATTTATTGGCATGGCGTGTTGGGCGCTGGATATGCCATTTATGCGCCGTTATTCACGAGAGTACCTACTGCGTAACCCTGAAAAGCGTGGGCAAGATCTCGCGACGACTCGCCAATCGTGTGCCAAGTTCCAGCATACACCGACGACGGTAGTGAACTATGTGGAGGGTACACGGTTCACTCCACAAAAACAGGCGAAGAGCCAAGCGGGTTACGAGTATTTACTACAGCCTAAGTCTGGTGGAATTGCATATACACTCGCAGCGATGGGGGAGCAGTTTGATAGCATTATTGATGTCACCTTGGCATACCCAAACAATCCAGATCAGCCATTCAAAGAGATGCTGATGGGTAAAATGAGTAAGATTGTCGTTAGAGTCGATGTCTTGCCTGTTGATGAGAGTGTCACTGGGGATTACTTCAATGACAAGCCATTTAAGCGCGACTTTCAGCGTTGGTTGGTGCAGCGTTGGGAAAAGAAAGACCAGCAGCTTAAAGACATTCACCGCGAGTGA
- a CDS encoding sporulation protein — protein MSFLKKTLASFGIGSAKVDTVLQQNVLFPGEPVELKIFVYGGRIEQDIDNIDVDLCCQYVAEEAVERGSHGGDSMRTRRVKRPFVLGHWQLPYTFTIHPGETREFDVSIEVPWNTPITVGESKVWLETGLDISHAIDPTDKDALTVRPDPLTEGVFSALEVQGLRIRQVECEETKGFSLPFVQEFEFVPTTGPYHGRWRELEIVANRTSDELELWLEVDRNKSGVKGMMASLLGGGKLKRHMVLSSQLTSEQAGQQVIEYLEKHC, from the coding sequence ATGTCTTTTCTCAAAAAAACCTTAGCAAGTTTTGGTATTGGTTCGGCGAAAGTGGATACCGTCTTGCAACAGAATGTCCTCTTTCCAGGGGAGCCAGTAGAGCTGAAAATTTTTGTCTATGGTGGTCGCATAGAGCAAGACATTGACAATATCGATGTAGATCTCTGTTGCCAGTATGTAGCTGAAGAAGCCGTTGAGCGTGGAAGCCATGGTGGTGACTCAATGCGAACTCGTCGAGTAAAACGGCCTTTTGTGCTTGGTCATTGGCAACTGCCATACACGTTTACGATTCATCCTGGGGAAACGCGTGAGTTCGATGTCAGTATTGAGGTGCCATGGAATACTCCTATCACAGTTGGCGAGTCCAAAGTGTGGTTAGAAACGGGGCTAGATATCTCTCATGCCATCGACCCAACCGACAAAGATGCGCTGACGGTTCGTCCAGACCCACTCACAGAAGGGGTGTTTTCTGCGCTAGAGGTACAAGGTTTGCGTATTCGCCAAGTCGAGTGTGAAGAGACAAAAGGGTTTTCGTTGCCATTTGTTCAAGAGTTTGAATTTGTTCCGACAACAGGACCCTATCACGGGCGTTGGCGTGAGCTAGAGATCGTAGCGAATCGCACGAGTGATGAATTGGAGTTATGGCTGGAAGTTGACCGCAACAAGAGTGGTGTAAAGGGCATGATGGCAAGCTTACTGGGTGGCGGAAAATTAAAGCGTCACATGGTGCTGTCTAGTCAGCTAACCTCCGAGCAAGCGGGACAACAGGTTATCGAGTATCTAGAAAAACACTGCTAA
- a CDS encoding YifB family Mg chelatase-like AAA ATPase, producing MSLAIIHSRASVGVEAPEVTVEVHISNGMPGFSLVGLAETTVKEAKDRVRSAIINSNFEFPSKRITVNLAPADLPKDGGRFDLPIALGILAASEQIPFSELGHKEFIGELALSGELRAVKGVLPAALSATKKQRTLIVPHDNGDQAALVDKDAHRSAESLLEVCAELCGQQKLSLHQTPTADQPPSAERDLQDIIGQQQGKRALEIAAAGSHNLLFLGPPGTGKTMLASRLCDLLPQMSDEEAMDTASVASLTQQDINEHNWRQRPFRAPHHSSSMAALVGGGSIPRPGEISLAHNGLLFLDEMPEFERKVLDSLREPLESGEIIISRAQGKTRFPARFQLVGALNPSPTGYYEGNQARVNPQVILRYLNRLSGPLLDRFDMSLEIPSLPKGTLAQGGERGESTYTVKQRVLQARETMLSRGGKVNALLGSQEIERDCPLKKADAEFLENALHRLGLSIRAYHRIIKVARTIADLEQQPSVNRAHLAEALGYRAMDRLLKQLTAQAV from the coding sequence ATGAGCCTTGCGATCATCCATAGTCGCGCCAGCGTTGGGGTTGAAGCGCCAGAAGTCACAGTTGAGGTGCATATCAGTAATGGTATGCCCGGCTTTTCGCTGGTGGGACTAGCGGAGACCACGGTAAAAGAGGCCAAAGATCGCGTGCGTAGTGCCATCATTAACTCAAATTTTGAGTTCCCATCGAAAAGGATCACGGTAAACCTTGCCCCCGCAGACCTGCCCAAAGATGGGGGACGATTTGATTTGCCGATTGCACTTGGCATACTGGCTGCGTCTGAGCAAATTCCATTTTCCGAGCTTGGACATAAAGAGTTTATTGGTGAGCTAGCGCTTTCTGGAGAGCTTCGGGCGGTCAAAGGCGTGTTACCAGCGGCATTATCGGCGACAAAGAAACAACGAACCTTAATTGTACCCCACGATAATGGTGATCAAGCGGCGTTAGTCGACAAAGACGCCCACCGCTCTGCTGAGAGTTTGCTCGAGGTGTGTGCGGAGTTATGTGGCCAGCAAAAACTGTCATTACATCAAACGCCGACCGCTGATCAGCCCCCCTCAGCAGAGCGTGATTTACAGGATATTATCGGTCAGCAGCAAGGCAAAAGAGCTCTTGAGATTGCGGCAGCAGGCAGTCATAACCTTCTGTTTTTGGGCCCCCCTGGTACAGGAAAAACGATGTTAGCCTCACGTTTGTGTGACTTGCTGCCGCAAATGAGTGATGAAGAGGCGATGGATACCGCCTCCGTGGCCTCGCTTACGCAGCAAGATATTAACGAACACAACTGGCGTCAGAGACCGTTTCGTGCTCCGCACCACTCGAGCTCTATGGCGGCTCTTGTCGGTGGTGGAAGCATCCCGCGTCCGGGGGAGATCTCGCTTGCACACAACGGCCTGCTGTTCCTCGATGAGATGCCCGAATTTGAGAGAAAAGTGCTTGATTCACTACGTGAGCCGCTAGAGTCTGGTGAGATTATTATTTCTCGAGCTCAAGGAAAAACACGCTTTCCCGCCCGTTTTCAGCTAGTCGGGGCGCTGAATCCAAGCCCAACAGGGTATTACGAAGGCAATCAGGCGCGAGTAAACCCACAAGTCATATTGCGCTATCTCAATCGTTTATCTGGCCCGTTACTCGATCGTTTTGATATGTCACTAGAGATCCCATCGCTACCTAAAGGCACGTTGGCACAAGGAGGAGAGCGAGGTGAGTCGACTTATACAGTGAAACAACGAGTGCTGCAGGCAAGAGAAACCATGCTGAGTCGGGGGGGAAAAGTAAATGCACTGCTAGGCTCACAAGAGATAGAGAGGGACTGTCCACTTAAGAAGGCCGATGCTGAGTTTCTCGAAAATGCGTTACATCGTTTGGGGCTTTCGATTCGAGCCTATCATCGAATCATTAAAGTGGCGCGAACCATCGCAGATTTAGAACAACAGCCGTCAGTAAACCGAGCACACTTGGCAGAAGCGTTGGGGTATCGTGCCATGGATCGTTTATTGAAGCAGTTGACTGCTCAAGCGGTGTAA
- a CDS encoding serine/threonine protein kinase, with product MSEQSFNFDALTPDLMWYALESVGIRAESGLLALNSYENRVYQFTDEERQRYVVKFYRPQRWSTEQIQEEHDFTLELVEAEIPVAAPLKLNGSTLHHYQGYAFAVFPSVGGRQFEVDNYDQLEGVGRYLGRIHKVGSRTSFAHRPTIGLEEYLHKPRELLQNSQFIPLHLENAFFNDLDMLIQAVSQRWQNVDTNLRLHGDCHPGNILWRDGPMFVDLDDCRNGPAIQDIWMLLNGERAEKLAQLDTVLEAYQEFSDFNQSELKLIEPLRGLRMVHYMAWLAKRWHDPAFPIAFPWFNDPKYWEGQVLAFKEQLAALEEAPLSLMPQW from the coding sequence ATGTCCGAACAATCTTTTAATTTTGATGCTTTGACACCTGATTTAATGTGGTATGCCTTAGAGAGCGTTGGCATTCGAGCAGAGTCAGGTCTGCTGGCACTCAATAGCTACGAAAACCGCGTCTATCAATTTACCGACGAAGAGCGTCAGCGCTATGTCGTCAAGTTTTATCGCCCTCAACGTTGGAGCACAGAGCAAATACAGGAGGAGCACGACTTCACCCTCGAGCTCGTCGAAGCGGAGATTCCTGTCGCAGCCCCGCTCAAACTTAACGGCTCAACCCTTCACCATTATCAGGGTTATGCTTTTGCTGTCTTCCCTAGCGTCGGTGGGCGTCAATTTGAGGTAGATAACTACGATCAACTCGAAGGCGTTGGGCGCTATCTTGGACGCATCCACAAAGTCGGCAGTCGAACCTCATTTGCTCACCGCCCAACAATAGGCCTTGAAGAGTACTTACATAAACCGAGAGAGCTGCTGCAAAATAGTCAGTTTATTCCCCTTCATCTTGAGAACGCATTTTTTAATGATCTCGATATGCTGATTCAAGCGGTAAGCCAACGATGGCAAAATGTCGATACTAACCTTCGCCTACATGGTGATTGCCACCCAGGCAACATTCTATGGCGCGATGGCCCTATGTTTGTCGACCTTGATGACTGTCGTAATGGCCCTGCAATACAAGATATCTGGATGCTACTTAATGGCGAGCGCGCAGAAAAACTCGCACAGTTAGACACGGTTTTAGAGGCCTATCAAGAGTTCAGCGATTTTAATCAATCTGAGCTGAAACTAATCGAGCCGTTGCGCGGTCTACGTATGGTGCATTACATGGCTTGGCTGGCAAAAAGATGGCATGACCCTGCATTCCCTATTGCCTTCCCATGGTTTAATGATCCAAAGTATTGGGAAGGCCAAGTCTTAGCATTCAAAGAACAACTTGCGGCATTGGAGGAAGCACCCCTTTCTTTGATGCCACAGTGGTAG
- the ilvG gene encoding acetolactate synthase 2 catalytic subunit, with translation MTGAELVVSALKQQGIETVFGYPGGAIMPIYDALYDGGVEHILCRHEQGAAMAAIGMARAQQDVAVCMATSGPGATNLVTGLADAFLDSIPLVAITGQVASSHIGTDAFQEMDVIGMSLACTKHSYLVTDIEDLAPTLSEAFEVAKTGRPGPVIVDIAKDVQLAQAPIEILPEFEHIPFPVPTPESYRLANALLKESKRPVLYVGGGVQLAHSTDTVRSFLSDNPMPSVSTLKGLGTIDRHDPHYLGMLGMHGTKAANLVVQECDLLIVVGARFDDRVTGKLDTFAPNAKVIHIDIDAAEINKLRHAHAALRGDIREILPQLHLEHDIAPWLHHTESLRSGFKWRYDHPGELIYAPLLLKQLSDMMPESSMISTDVGQHQMWAAQHIQPRDPQNFITSAGLGTMGFGLPAAMGAAVARPDDQSILISGDGSFMMNVQELGTLKRRQIPVKMVLINNQRLGMVRQWQSLFFDGRHSETILDDNPDFVMLAKAFDIPGKTITKKEEVEPALKEMLESKTAYLLHILIDEEENVWPLVPPGASNSDMLENT, from the coding sequence ATGACTGGAGCAGAGTTAGTTGTATCCGCATTAAAACAACAAGGCATTGAAACCGTTTTTGGTTATCCGGGCGGTGCCATCATGCCTATCTATGATGCTTTATATGACGGTGGTGTTGAACACATATTGTGTCGCCATGAGCAAGGGGCTGCAATGGCAGCAATCGGCATGGCGAGAGCTCAACAAGATGTTGCGGTATGCATGGCAACTTCTGGGCCAGGTGCGACCAACCTCGTCACTGGTCTCGCCGACGCTTTCCTTGATTCAATCCCGCTCGTCGCTATCACAGGTCAGGTGGCGAGCTCCCATATCGGTACCGATGCATTCCAAGAAATGGATGTGATTGGGATGTCTCTTGCGTGTACAAAGCACAGTTACCTAGTGACCGATATCGAAGACTTAGCCCCAACGCTATCTGAAGCATTTGAGGTAGCAAAAACAGGTCGCCCGGGGCCTGTGATTGTTGATATCGCTAAAGATGTTCAGCTTGCCCAAGCTCCGATTGAAATTTTACCCGAGTTTGAGCATATTCCGTTCCCAGTTCCAACACCTGAGTCTTATCGTCTCGCCAATGCGCTACTCAAAGAGTCTAAACGCCCTGTCTTGTATGTCGGTGGTGGGGTTCAGTTGGCGCACTCAACAGACACTGTACGTTCATTTTTGTCTGATAACCCAATGCCTTCTGTCAGCACCCTAAAAGGCTTAGGAACGATTGATCGTCACGATCCCCATTACTTGGGCATGCTAGGCATGCACGGGACAAAAGCAGCAAATTTAGTGGTGCAAGAATGTGACTTGCTCATCGTTGTTGGCGCTCGTTTTGATGACCGAGTGACGGGTAAGCTAGACACCTTTGCACCAAACGCAAAAGTCATTCACATCGATATCGATGCTGCTGAGATCAATAAATTACGTCATGCTCATGCTGCTCTGCGTGGTGACATTCGTGAGATCCTGCCGCAACTGCATCTAGAGCACGATATCGCTCCATGGCTGCACCATACCGAAAGCCTAAGAAGCGGCTTTAAATGGCGCTATGATCACCCAGGTGAGCTTATCTATGCACCACTACTGCTCAAACAGCTTTCAGACATGATGCCAGAGTCATCCATGATTTCGACGGATGTGGGCCAGCACCAAATGTGGGCAGCGCAACACATCCAGCCGCGCGATCCGCAGAATTTCATTACTTCCGCTGGGCTTGGCACAATGGGCTTTGGTTTACCTGCCGCTATGGGGGCTGCCGTTGCTCGACCAGACGATCAGTCGATTCTTATCTCTGGTGACGGCTCATTCATGATGAATGTTCAAGAGCTTGGCACACTAAAGCGCCGCCAGATCCCAGTAAAGATGGTGCTAATCAATAACCAGCGTCTTGGCATGGTTCGTCAATGGCAGTCTCTGTTCTTTGATGGCCGCCATAGTGAAACGATTCTCGACGATAACCCTGACTTTGTAATGCTGGCAAAAGCATTCGATATCCCGGGTAAAACCATTACCAAGAAAGAAGAAGTCGAGCCTGCACTGAAAGAGATGCTGGAAAGTAAAACCGCTTACCTACTGCATATTCTGATCGATGAAGAAGAAAATGTTTGGCCACTTGTACCACCTGGTGCATCAAATAGTGATATGTTGGAGAACACCTAA